A region of the Nocardia asteroides genome:
CGCGGTAGGCCGGTCCGGCGTCATCGGGGCGTCTACCTCTACGGTGGGCCGGGCCGGGGCAAGACGATGCTCATGAACCGGTTCTTCGCCGAGGTGGCCTCCGAACGCAAACGTCGCTTCCACTTCCACCAGTTCTTCGCCCGCTTGCACGCCGCCGCACACCGGTACGGCTCGATCGACGCCGCGGTGGACGACCTGCTCGGTGACGCCCTGCTGATCTGCTTCGACGAATTCCATGTGCACGACATCGGCGACGCGATGCTGATCGCCCGACTGCTCGGCGCGCTGTTCGCCCGCCGCGTCGCACTGGTGGTGACCTCGAACTATCCGCCGGCCGCGCTGCTGCCGAATCCGCTGTTCCACGACCGGTTCGTTCCGACGATCGAGCTGATTCTCGCGAACATGGACGTGGTGGCCGTCGACGGTGGGACCGATTATCGCGCCCTGGCTTCCCGTGGTTGCCGTACCGGATTCGCGGCGGGACGGTACGTCGTGGCCCCGGGGCCGCGCGCGGCTCGGAAGACGCCACCGGATGCGACCGTCGACGATCGGAAACGCGATGCGGCGCAACAGGACAACGATCCGCGCCTCGAAATTCCCCTCGCCGCCGCAAGTTTGCACGCTATCGCCGAAGGTGACGACCTGCTCGTCGTCGACTTCGCCGCATTGTGCGGAGTCCCAACCTCCGCTGCGGATTATGTAGAACTGGCCCAACGATTTCTGCGCTGGGAAATACGGGATGTACCACCGCTGCGCGAAGTTCCGCCCGACTGGACGATGCGTTTCGTGAACCTGGTCGATGTTCTCTACGACACCGACCGTGAACTCACCGTCGTCGCGTCCGCGGCGCTCGGCGAGCTGGTGCGCGACGTCCGGGAAGTGCCGGATATATCACGTTTGACGAGCCGACTTTGTGAATTGCCCCAGTCATTGCCCGCTATCGCCCGGTAGTCGCAGCCGCCACGAGCGACCTGTCGCCTTCGGTGCACAGTCGCGGTTTAAGAGGAGGAACTCCGAAGTATTCCATTCCATCCCGAGCCGACCGCCCGGCATGTAACTATGTGGCTGTTTTGTGCAGTACTCAGAATTGGTGGTACGCAGTGAGCAGGGCGCGAGCGCCGATATCGCGCGTGATCGTGCTGATCACGCTGCTGTCTTTTGCCGCCATAGCCTTGCACGGATACATCCCAGGAATTACCGAGGCCGAGCCGCGCAGGCACGCTCCCTCCGCCTTGTCGGTCGCGCTCATGCCGGTGCTGCTCACCGTGTCGATAGTGATCTTGCTGGCGGGGGTGATCGCGAGCCAGCACCGGTTGCCGCTGGCCATGCCCGAGCCGGAACGCGAGGACGAGCGCGCACAGTGGCGTCTCGGGCGGGTCGGACTGGCTGTGCTCGGAGCGCTCGCGCTGCTGGCGGTGCTGCTCGCGGCCGCGTCGGCGATCTACTTCATCGGCGCGAGCACACCGAGCGAGCCCGCGCGCCCGGCCGCGCCCGCCACCACCACGGGCACTCCGCCGGAGCAGGGAGCCCCGCCGCCCGCCGAATACGACCCGACGCCGGCGGAGCTGACCGGCACGGCGCTGGTGCTGGCCGCGATCGCGGCGGCGGGCTTGCTGACGGTGGCGATGAGCGGTTTGGTCGTCGTCGCGGTGTCCGCGCGGCGCAGGCCGGTGCCCGCCCCGGCGCAGTCGGTTCCGGCGGCGCCCACCGTGGCCGACTCGTTGGCCCGCGCGGCCGAGATGGGCTTGGCCGCGATGAACGCCCCCGGTCAGGACCCGCGCACCGCGATCATCGCCTGCTACGTCGCGATGGAGCGCGGCCTCGCCTCCGATCGCGCCGCCGCCCCGCTGATCTCGGACACTCCGATGGAGGTGCTGGCCCGAGCGTTCGAACGCGGCGCGCTGCACGACGCGTCCGCCCGCGAGCTGGTCGCCTTGTTCGAGGAGGCGAGGTTCAGCCCGCACGCCATGCTCGAATGGCAGCGCATGCGGGCCGAGCAACTGCTGCGCATCGTGCTCGCCGATCTGCA
Encoded here:
- the zapE gene encoding cell division protein ZapE, whose protein sequence is MEPDVSGWDADQVRAAQRLRELVDRRGRPVRRHRGVYLYGGPGRGKTMLMNRFFAEVASERKRRFHFHQFFARLHAAAHRYGSIDAAVDDLLGDALLICFDEFHVHDIGDAMLIARLLGALFARRVALVVTSNYPPAALLPNPLFHDRFVPTIELILANMDVVAVDGGTDYRALASRGCRTGFAAGRYVVAPGPRAARKTPPDATVDDRKRDAAQQDNDPRLEIPLAAASLHAIAEGDDLLVVDFAALCGVPTSAADYVELAQRFLRWEIRDVPPLREVPPDWTMRFVNLVDVLYDTDRELTVVASAALGELVRDVREVPDISRLTSRLCELPQSLPAIAR
- a CDS encoding DUF4129 domain-containing protein, whose protein sequence is MSRARAPISRVIVLITLLSFAAIALHGYIPGITEAEPRRHAPSALSVALMPVLLTVSIVILLAGVIASQHRLPLAMPEPEREDERAQWRLGRVGLAVLGALALLAVLLAAASAIYFIGASTPSEPARPAAPATTTGTPPEQGAPPPAEYDPTPAELTGTALVLAAIAAAGLLTVAMSGLVVVAVSARRRPVPAPAQSVPAAPTVADSLARAAEMGLAAMNAPGQDPRTAIIACYVAMERGLASDRAAAPLISDTPMEVLARAFERGALHDASARELVALFEEARFSPHAMLEWQRMRAEQLLRIVLADLQGEVPA